From the genome of Amia ocellicauda isolate fAmiCal2 chromosome 14, fAmiCal2.hap1, whole genome shotgun sequence, one region includes:
- the LOC136768421 gene encoding membrane-spanning 4-domains subfamily A member 4D isoform X1 gives MEELSPAASASEETARPATEEGPLVTVSFQKNSSFTQKFLEGEPKALGITQIMLSVHVISIALMNWFNEMEQLDMMIVRLICSLITIIAGGVAISASNLHMPRIKACMAMEIIGCVCSVFVIYANLAIHTNSPIMYSCWMHLDKTMVEERVCQQLTEITDHISAEQLLVQVVITVLCITLAVYCGKAVRCCSPASRMPVITVNAPGPAQSQQ, from the exons ATGGAGGAGCTCTCCCCCGCTGCCTCTGCCTCTGAGGAGACGGCCCGCCCGGCCACCGAGGAGGGGCCACTGGTGACGGTGTCTTTCCAGAAGAACAGCAGCTTCACCCAAAAGTTCCTGGAGGGGGAGCCCAAAGCGCTGGGG ATAACCCAGATCATGCTCAGCGTGCACGTGATCAGCATCGCACTCATGAACTGGTTCAACGAAATGGAGCAGCTGGATATGATGATCGTCCGTCTGATCTGCTCCCTTATC ACCATTATAGCAGGTGGTGTTGCGATATCGGCAAGTAACCTGCACATGCCCAGA ATTAAGGCCTGCATGGCCATGGAGATCATTGGGTGTGTGTGCTCGGTCTTTGTGATCTACGCCAACTTAGCCATCCACACCAACAGCCCTATCATGTACAGCTGCTGGATGCATTTGGACAAAACAATGGTTGAAGAGAGGGTGTGCCAGCAGCTCACA GAGATAACTGATCACATCAGCGCAGAGCAGTTGTTGGTGCAAGTGGTCATCACAGTCCTGTGCATCACGCTGGCCGTCTACTGTGGCAAGGCCGTGCGCTGCTGCAGCCCCGCCAGCAGAATG CCGGTGATCACGGTGAACGCTCCTGGCCCGGCCCAGTCGCAGCAGTGA
- the LOC136768421 gene encoding uncharacterized protein LOC136768421 isoform X3, whose product MEELSPAASASEETARPATEEGPLVTVSFQKNSSFTQKFLEGEPKALGITQIMLSVHVISIALMNWFNEMEQLDMMIVRLICSLITIIAGGVAISASNLHMPRIKACMAMEIIGCVCSVFVIYANLAIHTNSPIMYSCWMHLDKTMVEERVCQQLTPVITVNAPGPAQSQQ is encoded by the exons ATGGAGGAGCTCTCCCCCGCTGCCTCTGCCTCTGAGGAGACGGCCCGCCCGGCCACCGAGGAGGGGCCACTGGTGACGGTGTCTTTCCAGAAGAACAGCAGCTTCACCCAAAAGTTCCTGGAGGGGGAGCCCAAAGCGCTGGGG ATAACCCAGATCATGCTCAGCGTGCACGTGATCAGCATCGCACTCATGAACTGGTTCAACGAAATGGAGCAGCTGGATATGATGATCGTCCGTCTGATCTGCTCCCTTATC ACCATTATAGCAGGTGGTGTTGCGATATCGGCAAGTAACCTGCACATGCCCAGA ATTAAGGCCTGCATGGCCATGGAGATCATTGGGTGTGTGTGCTCGGTCTTTGTGATCTACGCCAACTTAGCCATCCACACCAACAGCCCTATCATGTACAGCTGCTGGATGCATTTGGACAAAACAATGGTTGAAGAGAGGGTGTGCCAGCAGCTCACA CCGGTGATCACGGTGAACGCTCCTGGCCCGGCCCAGTCGCAGCAGTGA
- the LOC136768421 gene encoding uncharacterized protein LOC136768421 isoform X2: MEELSPAASASEETARPATEEGPLVTVSFQKNSSFTQKFLEGEPKALGTIIAGGVAISASNLHMPRIKACMAMEIIGCVCSVFVIYANLAIHTNSPIMYSCWMHLDKTMVEERVCQQLTEITDHISAEQLLVQVVITVLCITLAVYCGKAVRCCSPASRMPVITVNAPGPAQSQQ, from the exons ATGGAGGAGCTCTCCCCCGCTGCCTCTGCCTCTGAGGAGACGGCCCGCCCGGCCACCGAGGAGGGGCCACTGGTGACGGTGTCTTTCCAGAAGAACAGCAGCTTCACCCAAAAGTTCCTGGAGGGGGAGCCCAAAGCGCTGGGG ACCATTATAGCAGGTGGTGTTGCGATATCGGCAAGTAACCTGCACATGCCCAGA ATTAAGGCCTGCATGGCCATGGAGATCATTGGGTGTGTGTGCTCGGTCTTTGTGATCTACGCCAACTTAGCCATCCACACCAACAGCCCTATCATGTACAGCTGCTGGATGCATTTGGACAAAACAATGGTTGAAGAGAGGGTGTGCCAGCAGCTCACA GAGATAACTGATCACATCAGCGCAGAGCAGTTGTTGGTGCAAGTGGTCATCACAGTCCTGTGCATCACGCTGGCCGTCTACTGTGGCAAGGCCGTGCGCTGCTGCAGCCCCGCCAGCAGAATG CCGGTGATCACGGTGAACGCTCCTGGCCCGGCCCAGTCGCAGCAGTGA
- the LOC136768398 gene encoding zona pellucida sperm-binding protein 3, producing the protein MGVFGSTLYWQVGLLFLFAAAQCRLSVKGKESHPLKHRSKAGSPGLRSSGSGRGYYALPGQSRAGAVTQTVFLRCLEATVEITVLADLYAVGTAISGSDLRLGPPAAPGSCTVASPGGESFVITAELQDCGSELSFTEDLLVYSNTLFYTPAPSPGGIIRMNNASIPLECHYNRTANVSSDALKPTWVPFTSTRTAEDVLDFSLQLMTDDWSSQRPSNVFYLGDMLHLKASVNLTGHLPLRLFVDRCVATLEPNQTSSPSYAFIENHGCFVDSKATGSSSRFLPRPQDSSLRMQLEAFRFHQDARSSLYITCHLTMALASQNDAQNKACSFVQRWQSVDGSDQVCSCCDSSCDPASRARGLRRRSRGAPSPEQGVVQEADAILGPFFIMGRSQPNTAQ; encoded by the exons ATGGGAGTCTTCGGTAGCACGCTTTATTGGCAAGTGGGCTTGCTGTTTCTCTTTGCGGCTGCGCAGTGTCGGCTGAGTGTTAAAGGCAAGGAGAGCCACCCCCTGAAGCACCGCTCTAAAGCGGGGTCCCCCGGTCTGCGCTCCTCCGGGTCCGGCCGTGGCTACTATGCGCTCCCAGGTCAGAGCCGGGCTGGCGCCGTGACGCAGACCGTCTTTCTCCGGTGCCTAGAGGCCACCGTGGAGATCACCGTGCTCGCCGACCTCTACGCTGTGGGCACGGCCATCAGCGGCTCCGACCTGCGGCTGGGGCCCCCCGCCGCCCCGGGCTCCTGCACCGTCGCCTCCCCCGGGGGCGAGTCGTTCGTGATCACCGCCGAGCTGCAGGACTGCGGGAGCGAGCTGTCG TTCACCGAGGACTTGCTGGTGTACTCCAACACCCTGTTCTACACTCCGGCCCCTTCCCCCGGTGGCATCATCCGGATGAACAACGCCTCCATCCCACTCGAGTGCCACTATAACAG GACGGCCAATGTGAGCAGTGATGCCCTGAAGCCCACCTGGGTCCCCTTCACCTCCACTCGCACTGCTGAGGATGTCCTGgacttctccctgcagctcatgaCTG ATGACTGGAGCTCCCAGAGGCCCTCCAACGTCTTCTACCTGGGGGACATGCTGCACCTCAAGGCCTCGGTCAACCTGACCGGCCACCTGCCCCTGCGGCTGTTCGTGGACCGCTGTGTGGCCACCCTTGAGCCGAACCAGACCTCCTCGCCCAGCTACGCCTTCATTGAGAACCATGG GTGCTTTGTGGACTCCAAGGCTACTGGATCCAGCTCGCGCTTCCTGCCACGGCCCCAGGATTCTAGTCTCCGCATGCAGCTGGAGGCCTTCCGCTTCCACCAGGATGCCCGCAGCTCC CTCTACATCACCTGCCACCTGACCATGGCGCTTGCCTCCCAGAACGATGCCCAGAACAAGGCCTGCTCCTTTGTGCAGAG GTGGCAGTCTGTGGATGGCAGTGACCAGGTGTGCagctgctgtgactccagctgTGACCCCGCCTCCAGGGCCCGGGGCTTGAGGCGCAGGAGCCGAGGGGCCCCATCTCCAGAGCAGG GGGTGGTGCAGGAGGCCGACGCCATACTGGGCCCGTTCTTCATCATGGGCCGATCTCAGCCCAACACTGCCCAGTAG